In Aureibaculum algae, the following are encoded in one genomic region:
- a CDS encoding glycosyltransferase — protein MKILFIIESLSSGGKERRLVSLIKVLSKRDNFNCELLLLSDKIHFTEIADIDVNISYLKRNIKKDIKILSKFNNLLKVIKPDIVHCWDNIAAFHFAPICKFKGIPFINSMITTAPPKLSKLSKRYFFNAVSYPFSDVILTNSKAGLGSYSVPQNKGKVIYNGFDLDRIDVNQKPEMIRQKLQIRNKKVVGMVASFTEKKDYQTFFTAGEIVLEKFKDVIFIAIGDGPNLKVLKKSIKPINNESFLFLGRQQDVESIVNIFDIGVLATFTEGISNAIMEYMVFEKPVIATGGGGTKELVINNETGYHIDAQNPVLLAEKILFLLNNPELAKSFGEKGAERIKSIFSIENMVNETIAMYREFSSN, from the coding sequence AAAGAGAGACGATTAGTTTCTTTAATTAAAGTGCTATCGAAAAGAGATAATTTTAATTGTGAGCTACTCTTATTGTCTGATAAAATTCACTTTACCGAAATTGCTGATATAGATGTGAATATTAGTTACTTAAAAAGAAATATAAAGAAAGATATTAAGATTTTATCAAAATTTAATAATTTATTAAAAGTTATTAAACCAGATATAGTTCATTGTTGGGACAATATCGCAGCGTTTCATTTTGCACCTATTTGTAAATTTAAAGGCATTCCTTTTATAAACTCGATGATTACCACAGCCCCTCCAAAACTGTCAAAATTATCAAAAAGATATTTTTTTAATGCTGTTAGTTACCCTTTTAGTGATGTTATTCTAACCAATTCCAAGGCGGGCTTAGGCTCATATAGTGTGCCACAAAATAAAGGAAAAGTTATTTATAATGGATTTGACTTAGATCGTATTGATGTCAATCAAAAGCCAGAAATGATTAGACAAAAATTACAAATTCGTAATAAAAAAGTTGTAGGTATGGTAGCTTCCTTTACCGAAAAGAAAGATTATCAAACATTTTTTACTGCTGGTGAAATCGTCTTAGAAAAATTTAAAGATGTTATATTTATCGCAATAGGGGATGGCCCTAATTTAAAAGTTCTCAAAAAAAGTATCAAACCTATTAATAATGAATCCTTTCTATTTCTTGGAAGACAACAAGATGTAGAATCAATCGTTAATATATTTGATATTGGAGTTTTGGCTACATTTACTGAAGGTATTTCTAACGCAATTATGGAGTATATGGTTTTTGAAAAACCGGTAATTGCAACAGGTGGTGGCGGGACTAAAGAATTGGTTATAAACAATGAAACAGGTTACCATATAGATGCACAAAACCCTGTGTTATTAGCGGAAAAAATTTTATTTCTTTTAAATAATCCAGAATTGGCCAAAAGTTTTGGAGAAAAAGGAGCGGAAAGAATTAAGTCTATATTTTCTATAGAAAATATGGTAAATGAGACCATTGCAATGTATAGGGAGTTCAGTAGTAATTAA